From the Lolium rigidum isolate FL_2022 chromosome 2, APGP_CSIRO_Lrig_0.1, whole genome shotgun sequence genome, one window contains:
- the LOC124693580 gene encoding uncharacterized protein LOC124693580, translating into MVRVRIFCHADLQALRNRSDQHLSVELVSLDSVSIASDSCKLLLNLIEGRDYPKKVKLTERRYWSCSQMVLLSLIAGVALELHKIKHDLYPLLSREAKLGDDGFVEHLLLLKNSALALVRLAKDAKEIVEGLDQEVVIDGLLGKVKKFGKVVEDTADLVLKANLQPVLHI; encoded by the exons ATGGTCCGCGTACGCATCTTCTGCCATGCCGACCTCCAAGCCCTGCGGAACCGCTCCGATCAGCACCTGTCTGTAGAGCTCGTCTCTCTGGATTCCGTGAGCATAGCGAGCGACTCGTGTAAACTCCTCCTCAACCTGATTGAGGGGAGGGACTATCCCAAGAAGGTCAAGCTGACTGAGCGGAGGTACTGGAGCTGCAGCCAGATGGTTCTCCTCTCGCTGATAGCAGGCGTGGCGCTGGAGCTCCACAAGATCAAGCATGATCTGTATCCCCTCCtttctcgggaggccaagctgggAGACGACGGCTTCGTGGAACACCTCCTACTCCTCAAGAACTCAGCACTTGCGCTCGTACGTCTGGCCAAGGACGCTAAGGAAATAGTCGAAGGACTTGATCAGGAGGTTGTGATCGATGGGCTCTTAGGCAAAGTTAAAAAGTTTGGCAAAGTGGTAGAGGATACCGCTGATCTGGTATTGAAAG CGAACCTCCAACCGGTCCTCCACATCTAA